A window of the Dickeya dianthicola NCPPB 453 genome harbors these coding sequences:
- a CDS encoding lysophospholipid acyltransferase family protein has product MFSLDNLLQELAPHRSTPTWQRSLLRSLLFENEFQQFAQRYPHLKGLDLVEQVLDHFSLNCEMVEGDLENIPSRGPVVLVANHPIGSLDGLALLRTVASVRPDVRIVASQLLSYIEPLKNLFFSVDNFSNRTRRHQLAAIQEHLAGDGAIIMFPAGEVSRMSLKGIRDGHWHSGFIRMAAKVRAPIVPIHISGRNSNLFYLSSLIYRPLSTLLLVREMFRQHGNRLRFRIGAQIPYPTWSQGEWQPNDLAARFRRHVYRLGQGKPGCFPGEKPIALAEERTLLKRALESCETLGTTPDGKKIYLYRRGSEDYVPILRELGRLREIAFRAVGEGSGKRRDLDSFDDDYLHLVLWDDRELEIVGAYRFAPTARLLAEKDISSLYSHSLFQYGEEMAPVLASGIELGRSFIQPKYWGKRGLDYLWLGIGAYLARYPEYRYLFGPVSLSGSLPSTARDLLIAFYRLHFAPSQMLARSRRPYPASLPDVLRQFEGDDYQQDLTRLKSMLSNMGCSIPTLYKQYSEVCEPGGVQFIDFGVDPDFNNCVDGLVLVDLQQLKPSRYQRYIEPFCNKA; this is encoded by the coding sequence ATGTTTAGCCTGGATAACCTGTTACAAGAGCTTGCTCCGCATCGTTCCACGCCAACCTGGCAACGTTCACTGCTGCGTAGTTTGTTATTCGAGAATGAATTCCAGCAATTCGCCCAGCGTTACCCCCACCTCAAAGGACTGGATCTGGTCGAACAGGTGTTGGATCACTTCAGCCTTAATTGTGAAATGGTGGAAGGCGATCTGGAAAACATCCCCAGTCGGGGACCGGTGGTGCTGGTCGCCAACCACCCGATTGGTTCGCTGGACGGGCTGGCGCTGCTGCGCACCGTCGCCAGCGTGCGCCCGGATGTGCGTATCGTCGCCAGCCAGTTGCTTTCTTATATTGAACCCCTGAAAAACCTGTTTTTTTCGGTGGATAACTTCAGCAATCGCACCCGACGCCATCAGCTCGCCGCCATTCAGGAACACCTGGCCGGCGACGGCGCGATCATCATGTTCCCTGCCGGCGAAGTCTCCCGCATGAGCCTGAAAGGCATCCGCGACGGCCACTGGCATAGCGGTTTTATCCGCATGGCGGCCAAAGTGCGCGCGCCGATTGTGCCGATTCACATCAGCGGACGTAACAGCAACCTGTTCTATCTGTCGTCGCTGATCTATCGCCCGCTGTCCACCCTGTTGCTGGTGCGGGAAATGTTCCGTCAACACGGCAACCGGCTGCGTTTTCGCATCGGCGCGCAAATCCCCTATCCGACCTGGAGTCAGGGCGAGTGGCAACCCAACGATCTGGCCGCCCGCTTTCGCCGCCATGTCTACCGCCTGGGGCAAGGCAAACCCGGCTGTTTCCCCGGCGAAAAACCGATAGCTTTAGCGGAAGAGAGGACGTTGCTTAAACGCGCGCTGGAAAGCTGCGAAACACTCGGCACCACGCCGGACGGCAAGAAAATTTATCTCTATCGCCGCGGCAGCGAAGATTATGTTCCTATCTTGCGTGAACTGGGCCGACTGCGGGAAATCGCGTTTCGCGCCGTCGGCGAAGGCTCCGGCAAACGCCGCGACCTCGACAGCTTCGACGACGATTACCTGCATCTGGTGTTATGGGACGACCGCGAACTGGAAATCGTCGGCGCCTATCGGTTTGCGCCGACAGCGCGCCTGCTGGCGGAAAAAGACATCAGTAGCCTGTACAGCCATAGTCTGTTCCAGTACGGCGAAGAAATGGCTCCGGTGCTGGCCAGCGGCATTGAGCTGGGCCGCAGCTTTATCCAGCCCAAATACTGGGGCAAACGCGGCCTGGACTACCTGTGGCTGGGCATCGGCGCGTATCTGGCGCGTTACCCGGAATACCGCTATCTGTTCGGCCCGGTATCCTTGTCCGGTTCATTGCCGTCTACCGCGCGCGATCTGCTGATTGCCTTCTACCGCCTGCATTTCGCGCCCAGTCAGATGCTGGCCCGTTCGCGTCGGCCTTACCCGGCATCGTTGCCGGACGTGTTGAGACAGTTCGAAGGCGACGACTATCAACAGGATTTGACCCGGCTCAAAAGCATGCTCAGCAATATGGGATGCTCCATTCCTACCTTGTACAAACAGTACTCGGAAGTGTGCGAACCGGGCGGCGTACAATTTATCGACTTCGGCGTCGATCCGGACTTCAACAACTGCGTCGATGGGCTGGTGTTGGTGGATTTACAGCAGCTGAAACCCTCGCGCTATCAGCGTTATATCGAGCCGTTTTGCAATAAAGCCTAA